Genomic window (Pyrus communis chromosome 13, drPyrComm1.1, whole genome shotgun sequence):
ACTCTGGGAACGTGGGTCCCTCCAACATAgaaagttcctttttttttttacaaggaatgtgatattcacacaccacTTTTTACTTATCTCATATATTTTTGGTTTTCGGCCGTCAGATCagataaattaaagaagatcaatggacagaaattaacaaagaatgtgtgagaagtaaaaaaaggtaCGTGGATAGCCCACCTCTTTTACaattcattaatttttgttcttatttctAATTTAGCCAAAGGATAATACTTAGTTATTTAAAATgagaattcaattttttatttaatccaaTAATATTCTCACAccgttttttattattttagaaaataataGCATGCtagtaattcttttttttttaaataagaaaCACGTGATATCTTTTATTGTGccgaattaaaaaataaatacttaAAGAATAATGTtaaaaagatcaaaattttaaattaaatttcgtaaaccaaatgatgtgaatATTGATAGTTAAATTATTACAAATTTTGATTACtgtgtttattaattttttgtaacacattatttaattaaaaaatttgtctCCATATTACCATCGATATATAGAATACTCACTTTGATTACTCAAGTATTATCTTcgcaaaaaaccaaaacaaacggTACATAAAATAATggagataaaaataataagaaataataaaaaaattatgtggcTTCCTCAGTAGGTGCCTTGCGGACCACGGATCTTGATAATATGAGCTGTTTTGAAGAAGAAACCGGTCTCTTCCCTTCCCTATAAaagctcttttttttcctttgttctaTTTTCTTAACTGCTCTCTtaccctttctttctttctttctttctttctttcttcttctctgacTTGTCTCTCTCCCTCCTTCCTCTTCAATACTAACCTCCCTCTCGATCGATCGGCTAGCTGCAGATTCATtcgttaattttctttcttttcttcggtTTGTAGTTGAAATTAATTGTTGGATTGAGAATACTTTGTATTCTTGAGCTTAGCTGGCTTGCTAGGCAGCCCTTgtataaaaagagaaattgtcggcgtacatatacatataacaaAAGAGGAGAGATGGATCCGTCGATGGAAGCACAAACAGAAACAGGCATGGTGGTGAATAGAGGAATATCAGACGAGCTCAAGGGGTTGCCTCCTGGTTTTCGGTTTCATCCCACGGATGAAGAAATCATAACTAGCTATCTCATAAAGAAGGTCATCAACAGCAGCTTCGAAGCTGTTGCAATCGGCGAAGCTGATTTGAACAAGTGCGAACCTTGGGATTTGCCTAGTAAGTATTACTTGTCTGTCTTCCGGGGGTATTTCGTGTCGTATGTATATAGATATATTTTGAATTACTTGAAATAACTTAGTTTGCATATATGGATATGTATATTCCTTGAGCAGAAGAAGCAAAGATGGGAGAGAAGGAGTGGTACTTCTTTTGCCAGAGAGACAGGAAGTATCCGACGGGGATGAGGACGAATCGAGCGACGGAATCAGGGTACTGGAAGGCCACAGGAAAAGATAAAGAGATATTCAATAAGGTTAAAAAGCAGCAACAGCAGGGCGGCAAAGGTGCAGGAGGAGGGTGCCTGGTTGGGATGAAGAAGACTCTTGTGTTCTACAAAGGGAGAGCCCCTAAAGGAGAGAAGACCAACTGGGTCATGCATGAATACAGGCTTGATGGCAAAATCCCACTCTACAATAACCTCTCCAAGGCTGCAAaggtaattaaaaatttaaaatcatattCCTACCTATTTTAATACCTATTAAACATCCGTGGCCCCCTTTTGAATTTTGTTATGTTGGTTGGGAGTTTCCTTTCAAGGAGGGGTTTGGGCTTTTAGCTAGCttttaattttctcttctttttttttttttttttggcaagtcATCAATATTTGAAGATCAATcaattttacttttagttttaattttaatcttaattttgtatatatatgttggCGTAGGATGAATGGGTTGTGTGCAGAGTTTTCCACAAGAACATGGGGCTCAAAAGAACCCTTACCCCAACTCGGATGAACTCTTTTGGGAATATTGGGGATCACGATCTCTTGGATTGCTCTTCCCTCCCACCTCTTATGGATCCTACTCTTAATACTTCCAACATCATGACCAACAAACATTCTTCATGCTATGGAGACAATGACTTCAAGCCCGATTCCATTATCACAGCGCCACCCCCATCGGATTATCATGGAAT
Coding sequences:
- the LOC137713784 gene encoding NAC domain-containing protein 87-like, whose protein sequence is MDPSMEAQTETGMVVNRGISDELKGLPPGFRFHPTDEEIITSYLIKKVINSSFEAVAIGEADLNKCEPWDLPKEAKMGEKEWYFFCQRDRKYPTGMRTNRATESGYWKATGKDKEIFNKVKKQQQQGGKGAGGGCLVGMKKTLVFYKGRAPKGEKTNWVMHEYRLDGKIPLYNNLSKAAKDEWVVCRVFHKNMGLKRTLTPTRMNSFGNIGDHDLLDCSSLPPLMDPTLNTSNIMTNKHSSCYGDNDFKPDSIITAPPPSDYHGINTNSYLNYFSLGGGGGGVQGLKQSCNFQLQPNNNYNSYQASSLSNPSNMLYPPPLHHNHQHHHQFQNPSSFPNFQPNQMMSDSDYFQQGMMRGTQGQGSVFQTSTITSSDRDDDDQAILKEIAAANNNNKRKNNNETSSSGLRGGGLDRHCKVEQFSSNQSMFSLSQDTGLSTDMNTTEISSSFISKQELGSTNNSSYDQDPSVVPLSDIEGLWDF